A window of the Eretmochelys imbricata isolate rEreImb1 chromosome 7, rEreImb1.hap1, whole genome shotgun sequence genome harbors these coding sequences:
- the GPR62 gene encoding G-protein coupled receptor 62, with the protein MADRTGLNATQGLDTSSLPEVSQFQEAIGLFFMVLLNLIALVANVAVMVVILKTPLLRKFIFVCHLCLVDLLSAIFLMPLGIISSSSCFNRVIYSIAECQTLIFLNICFISASILTISVISVERYYYIVHPMRYEVKMTVGLAVTVVVFIWIKSILITVLALVGWPQDNGATSASKCTVSWSPGAHKKVFVIVFSTLCFFLPTLVIFVVYCSIYKVARIASLQHVPIPSWTAAPRQRSESINSQVTIITTRNLPPRLSPERMFGGGKAAMTVVLIVGQFLCCWLPFFSFHLFCSINSVSPGRGHGETVVTWLAYSSFAINPFFYGLLNRQIREELSRLGRSCLNRPLSQELCVSSPEGSVQENFLQFLQRTSCTLETRSSYVNSSPRNTLDQTMMGFRIPGQIPEETN; encoded by the coding sequence ATGGCAGACAGAACTGGGCTTAATGCTACTCAGGGGCTAGACACTTCCTCTCTACCAGAGGTGTCCCAATTCCAGGAGGCCATTGGCCTTTTCTTCATGGTCCTGCTGAACCTCATAGCCCTGGTTGCCAATGTGGCAGTGATGGTGGTCATCCTCAAGACCCCTCTGCTGAGGAAGTTCATCTTTGTCTGCCACCTCTGCCTGGTGGATCTGTTGTCCGCCATCTTCCTGATGCCACTGGGGATCATTTCCAGCTCCTCTTGCTTCAACAGGGTGATCTACAGCATCGCAGAGTGCCAGACCTTAATCTTCTTGAACATCTGCTTCATCAGCGCCTCCATTCTCACCATCTCGGTCATCAGCGTGGAGAGATATTACTACATCGTTCACCCCATGCGGTATGAGGTCAAGATGACCGTTGGGCTGGCGGTCACAGTGGTGGTCTTCATCTGGATTAAGTCGATCCTGATCACAGTCTTGGCATTAGTGGGGTGGCCTCAAGACAATGGGGCCACAAGTGCCAGTAAATGCACTGTgtcctggagccctggggcccacAAGAAGGTCTTTGTCATTGTCTTCAGCACCCTCTGCTTCTTCCTGCCTACCTTGGTCATCTTTGTTGTCTATTGCAGCATCTACAAAGTGGCCCGGATTGCCTCCTTGCAGCATGTACCCATTCCGTCTTGGACCGCTGCCCCGCGGCAGCGATCGGAGTCTATTAACAGCCAAGTCACTATCATTACTACCAGAAACCTACCTCCCAGGCTGTCCCCAGAGCGGATGTTTGGAGGAGGAAAAGCTGCCATGACTGTGGTCCTCATTGTGGGTCAATTCTTGTGCTGCTGGTTGCCATTCTTCTCCTTCCATTTATTCTGCTCCATTAACTCTGTCAGCCcgggcaggggccatggggagacGGTTGTCACCTGGCTTGCCTACTCCTCCTTCGCTATCAACCCTTTTTTCTATGGGTTACTGAACCGTCAGATACGGGAAGAGCTATCTAGGCTGGGACGGAGCTGCCTCAACAGACCCTTGAGCCAGGAGCTCTGTGTCTCCAGCCCGGAGGGTTCTGTACAGGAGAACTTCCTTCAGTTCCTACAGAGGACCAGCTGCACGCTAGAGACCCGATCCAGTTATGTCAACTCCAGCCCCAGGAACACTTTGGACCAGACCATGATGGGCTTCAGAATTCCAGGCCAAATCCCAGAAGAAACCAACTGA